The proteins below come from a single Sorghum bicolor cultivar BTx623 chromosome 4, Sorghum_bicolor_NCBIv3, whole genome shotgun sequence genomic window:
- the LOC8078342 gene encoding uncharacterized protein LOC8078342 isoform X2: MMNESFLDRMASQLRSTCKYYTGYPKDLGSSRIIPFTSERQFVQLLHEGRCSYTQHLDKLLEEAAATFYPHVKFVRVECPKYPGFCLTRQRNEYPFVEVFYSPEQASSQGKSVDPNITKYSVKVLPFNYDQSVYGFREYFRKHGFKYSETN; this comes from the exons ATGATGAATGAGTCTTTTCTTGATAGGATGGCTTCCCAACTTCGGTCAACCTGCAA GTACTACACTGGATATCCCAAGGACCTAGGGTCATCAAGAATTATACCATTCACATCTGAGCGTCAGTTTGTGCAGCTATTGCATGAAGGCAG GTGCTCTTACACACAGCATCTTGACAAACTACTGGAAGAGGCTGCTGCTACATTTTATCCGCATGTCAAGTTTGTCCGA GTTGAGTGCCCGAAGTATCCAGGGTTTTGCCTCACCAGGCAAAGGAACGAATATCCATTTGTTGAAGTATTTTACAGCCCAGAACAG GCTTCAAGCCAAGGAAAGAGCGTGGATCCTAACATCACAAAGTATTCTGTAAAAGTGCTACCT TTCAACTATGATCAGAGCGTGTATGGATTTCGAGAATATTTCAGGAAGCATGGTTTCAAGTATTCTGAAACAAACTAG
- the LOC8078342 gene encoding uncharacterized protein LOC8078342 isoform X3 has translation MYYTGYPKDLGSSRIIPFTSERQFVQLLHEGRPVVVAFTIKCSYTQHLDKLLEEAAATFYPHVKFVRVECPKYPGFCLTRQRNEYPFVEVFYSPEQASSQGKSVDPNITKYSVKVLPFNYDQSVYGFREYFRKHGFKYSETN, from the exons AT GTACTACACTGGATATCCCAAGGACCTAGGGTCATCAAGAATTATACCATTCACATCTGAGCGTCAGTTTGTGCAGCTATTGCATGAAGGCAGGCCTGTAGTTGTTGCCTTTACTATTAA GTGCTCTTACACACAGCATCTTGACAAACTACTGGAAGAGGCTGCTGCTACATTTTATCCGCATGTCAAGTTTGTCCGA GTTGAGTGCCCGAAGTATCCAGGGTTTTGCCTCACCAGGCAAAGGAACGAATATCCATTTGTTGAAGTATTTTACAGCCCAGAACAG GCTTCAAGCCAAGGAAAGAGCGTGGATCCTAACATCACAAAGTATTCTGTAAAAGTGCTACCT TTCAACTATGATCAGAGCGTGTATGGATTTCGAGAATATTTCAGGAAGCATGGTTTCAAGTATTCTGAAACAAACTAG
- the LOC8078342 gene encoding uncharacterized protein LOC8078342 isoform X1, translating to MMNESFLDRMASQLRSTCKYYTGYPKDLGSSRIIPFTSERQFVQLLHEGRPVVVAFTIKCSYTQHLDKLLEEAAATFYPHVKFVRVECPKYPGFCLTRQRNEYPFVEVFYSPEQASSQGKSVDPNITKYSVKVLPFNYDQSVYGFREYFRKHGFKYSETN from the exons ATGATGAATGAGTCTTTTCTTGATAGGATGGCTTCCCAACTTCGGTCAACCTGCAA GTACTACACTGGATATCCCAAGGACCTAGGGTCATCAAGAATTATACCATTCACATCTGAGCGTCAGTTTGTGCAGCTATTGCATGAAGGCAGGCCTGTAGTTGTTGCCTTTACTATTAA GTGCTCTTACACACAGCATCTTGACAAACTACTGGAAGAGGCTGCTGCTACATTTTATCCGCATGTCAAGTTTGTCCGA GTTGAGTGCCCGAAGTATCCAGGGTTTTGCCTCACCAGGCAAAGGAACGAATATCCATTTGTTGAAGTATTTTACAGCCCAGAACAG GCTTCAAGCCAAGGAAAGAGCGTGGATCCTAACATCACAAAGTATTCTGTAAAAGTGCTACCT TTCAACTATGATCAGAGCGTGTATGGATTTCGAGAATATTTCAGGAAGCATGGTTTCAAGTATTCTGAAACAAACTAG